Proteins encoded together in one Branchiostoma floridae strain S238N-H82 chromosome 18, Bfl_VNyyK, whole genome shotgun sequence window:
- the LOC118405368 gene encoding ubiquitin-conjugating enzyme E2 G2, with amino-acid sequence MAGSALKRLMAEYKQLTLNPPEGIVAGPVNEENFFEWEALILGPEGTCFEGGVFQARMTFPSDYPLSPPKMKFTSEMFHPNIYPDGRVCISILHAPGDDPMGYESSNERWSPVQSVEKILLSVVSMLAEPNDESGANVDASKMWREDREQFDQIAHRLVRKSIGL; translated from the exons ATGGCTGGATCTGCGCTAAAACGTCTGATGGCAGAATACAAAC AGCTGACCCTGAATCCACCAGAGGGGATTGTTGCAGGGCCAGTTAACGAAGAAAACTTCTTTGAATGGGAAGCTCTCATCTT agGCCCAGAAGGGACGTGTTTTGAAGGAGGCGTGTTCCAGGCCAGGATGACGTTCCCCTCAGACTACCCCCTCAGTCCACCCAAGATGAAGTTCACCAGCGAGATGTTCCATCCAAACA TTTACCCTGATGGCAGGGTGTGTATCTCCATCCTACACGCCCCTGGTGATGACCCTATGGGTTATGAGAGCAGCAACGAACGCTGGAGCCCTGTACAGAGTGTGGAGAAGATCCTACTGTCCGTGGTCAGCATGCTAGCAG AACCCAATGATGAAAGTGGAGCGAACGTGGACGCCTCCAAGATGTGGCGTGAAGATCGGGAACAGTTCGACCAAATTGCGCACAGACTCGTCAGAAAATCCATCGGATTATGA